The window TGCAGACATCCATCCCACTCAAGCCGAAGTAAGCGTTGGCTTAACTCCACATTCGTATTTCATCTACCGACCCCAGCTAACTAAACATGGTACAGAAATCAGTGTGGCTCAGCTGATAAAGGCAGTTCAGTTGCTTGTGACTGTCTGCTGAGATGCtcagaaaaaatagattttttttgagTGTCATGGACACTTTGCAACAGGCACTAGCAGTAGCAGGTTTTGAGGTCACAGGAACGCTTGTCATTAACTGCTTTTAAGAAACCTtagagaagaaatggagaatgCATACATGAAAATAGTAACTACCAATGCTTTTGGGTAATACACCCAACTTggtatgtattaaaaaaaagaaaaatagcttccTTGGGAAACAACATAAATTCTGCATTTgccattaatttattttttttaaaaagctattaatATGGAAGTTTCAGGGTAAAAACCTGCATTTATCTTTACCCTTTGTGTCCACAAACAGCTCTGGGCCAACTATGGAACTATTGAGCACTGAGACAATTCAGTATCACAAGGACAGAAGATGGTCTCTGAAGTGTAACTACTGCACATCCCAGTTTTATCCCATGAACTGTGTGTCTCTTCTTTCCCATCTTCTCATTCTGAAGCCTCGCTGCTGTCCGAGTCATTGTCTTGATCTTCTTTTCCAGACAGAGCATGTTTGGACGGATCATTGGCTTCTCCCAAAGGAACAGCCCCTTTCCGCTGTGGCAAGACACTGAAAAAGGCCTCCTTCCagtctctcttctccaggtACGCAAGGATGATCTCAAACACTGCAACATCAAGAAAGACCATCAGCTCTCTTGCAGGGAGATAAGTGAACTGCTGATAGGAACACACCCCCAAATCCATCTTTACAGAGGTTTACATGCATTCAGTTGTGGCATCTTCAGAGTAAAGCCGATAAAGTACAGGCAGAAGCAGACGAGGCAGTTCTGCTACTGCTGCAGTCTAAAGCCAAGCGCACTTTGAGTGTGCAGTTGTAAGGCAAACCCTCTGTTCTCTCAGTTACTGCAGCAGTGCTTTTCTGCAGTGGCCAGTTTGAATCAACTTCTTTCAGAGACAGAGAGGAATGTCTCCCCAGTACTTCAGGTCTCACCAGTGCTTTCTGTACAGGCACTAATGCTTTCTCACGTTGGATGGGAATACTGCTGTGGCTGCCTTTTAACAATGACTTCATCGCCTTCCCTAACATACGACAGCCCAAAGTCTTCCTAAAACCTATCATaattagctttatttttcacttccatCTGAGATTATGGTAAAAATCCTTATTATTCTCCAATTCTGTGAtgctctcttcctttttctattaTACTAACCATACACTCACCTTCCTACTCCTCCTATTTCAGCTCCTAAAACTTTCCCTAATTGACAATAGCTCCAAATTGCATTACATACAAAATTAATTGGCAAATTCTTATTTAGAAAAATCCCAGGCTATCCGAAACACCTCTCAACACAGATtgtggctcagcagcagcagggaaggcaggaggagacCCTTAGACTGGTAAGCCAGACTTGGGTGACAAATCTAGGACAGAAGGGCGGCTTTTCAAGCTTGGGGCTACAGGAATAGTGCTAACACCACCGAAGAATGCTAACTTCAAAGAATGCACCCAGCACATGTGTTCTTGATGCCAAGAGACAGCATATGAGAAAGGATCAAAGGAgctgtggagggaaaaaaaaacacaacctcaCAGAGGGCTAGGCAGGCGCTCAGAAAGGGAGAAGCAGCATGGATCTCAGAGTCAAGTTACAGAAGTGTCACATTTACTAGAGGTTTCCTGGATCCAGGTTTACTGAACAGCCAGCTGCTCTCTGTGACACTGCTACTGAAGAGCTGGCCATTTCACCACGCAGGTTATTCACCTGAAACGTACTGTGAAGGTATGAGCTCTCAAAGGACTATATCAATAGCACTGTACGTTACTGCAGAAAGCATCTGCAGCAAAAATGCTGGCTTAAGAGACAAGAAGAGTATAAGGAGCACATTTCTTCTCCCTTGCTTTGGAACTTCCTTTATCTGCACAGTAGAATCAGAACTGATGGAGAGTGGCTTCCACAGGAGAAGAAAGGTGTCTATGATGGGCTGCAATAGCAACAGAAATATTAggcaaggacagaaaaaggcagTGGGAACACTTGGTAGACATCATTGCAGACTGGACTGGAGCAATATGGTCCTGTAGCATACATTACAAACCATTAGCCATGGAATACAAACCTGAACAACAGGAAACACACTCTCAGCTACCACTGCCATTGTGTTTTGCATACAGTGTTTTACATGGATCTCAAATCTtccaagttttaaaatttcagatagagtttaaaaaaaagcatcaccttatagcttttcagttttctagCATCAAATACTTCACACATATGTGTGTTCATCACACCATTTTAATATAGCAATGCAGCCACTGAACTACCTGTGGAAATATATAGAGACTCAATCCCAAGAGAGAAAGATTATAAATTattaagcaaaaagaaacaagcaaattCCACTGTTAAAAATGCAGTCAGTCAGCCACCACCAGAGGGCCCATTTAATCAAAGCGCTTCAAAGACTGACAAGGCAGTTCAGAAACAGTTTCTTCTTCTACAGGACTGTCCAAATTCACACCTATCAAAAGTAGTTCCACAGGGACCAGGCACATCCCAGAGGCTCATTTGTGGAGCCCCATACTGTGTTCTCCTAGCTTCAACTTCTGCATTGAGGGTGGGAACCCAGAGCAAAACAGAAAGGGTGAGCAATTACACAAAGCGGTGAGGTGGATGTACTCAGCAATATACAAAAACCTCAGTGCAAATCTCCTTCTCACCTACATGAAATTTGTAATATGAGATTTGAGAGGCATCTTGATTCTGTCCACCTTACTCATGCCGAGTAGCACCTCCCATGAAAGCTGtctttttgggtttggttgtaAGCTATTAGGGTTACAATATACACCAGAGCCTTAATTACAACTATTAAATGTACCTCTgcttgtggtggtggtggagttggttttattttcctgccccAAAACCTTAAGCAAAATACTGATATAGTATAATTTTACACTGAGTGTGGTAAAGCactgaacaggttgcccagagaggtggtggatgccccattccCAGAGACATcccgggccaggctggacggggctctgagcaacctgagctggtgcagatgtccctgctcactgcagggggttggactggatgagctttgaaagtcccttcaacccaaactattgtaTTATTCTACAATAATCTTTACCTTAAAAAGGGTCAATCTATTAAGAGCCTTTCAAATgcagtttgaaaatgttttagaagGGCAAGGGAAGACAAGCTCACACAAAATGAAATCTTGCCAAACTGCAGTGAAATCAGGTGCGTAGAAGTCTGGCACAAGAAACATATGCAAGACCATAAAGCAGATAAACGAAAGCCTCAATGTGATCCAATTTATACCCAGTGCTCAAACATGTAGAAGACAGCCTGCAGAAATGTTGACACTAGAGGTCAGTATAAGactattgcagaaaaaaatccagcagaaaGCTACAGCTATCATAACTTGTGATGAATAACACAAAGTTCTATTCTTGCCTTTATAAAGCAACATTTAAAGTTCAAGTTTTAGAAGTGTGTAAAATCTTACATATACATGGGGTTTGACAAGTTTTAATAGCAATGATATACTATATTCTCCACATTTAAATAATCTGTATTATCATGCAAAAACATACCTCATCAatcacatttttagaaaataaagttaGCATCGAGCAATGAGttgcataataaaataaactttaaacaaagcaaggtaagacaaaataaaagaaactgaagtggAGCAAAAGAAAGACTTGGACACCATGTCAAAAATTTCCATAAAGGTCTGAGTAGGCTccatttttcaagtatttttgtttaatgaCGCTAAAATACAATctaataacaaaacaaaacgttTAAAAAGAGTGGGATTCAAGACTTGGTTAAGTAATTGTATACTTCAATCAGAACCAGGAAACCAAGTAAAACTACAGTTATGAAAGCTCAACACATGGAGTACTGCTGATACCAAATGAGGTGAGTCTACAGGTACCTAACTAGTTACTGCTAAACAAAGCTGTCCAAAGAGGTGAAAACATCACACATGTTTATCCTCCCCTGGGATAAAATACATGGGATAGTTCCCAATATTTTACTCACTTATACATGAAACCTGAAAACAAGACTAGGATGGTAAGAATTCCAAAAATACTCATGAGACAAGACGATAGAATAGGAGGTGCAATTCTCAGTGGCTAGGACACCATCCTTTACCTTCAACTATATCTAAGATATTTAAAAGTCAGAGCAATTACTGTATCCCAAAGGCAACTAGATTCAAGAAACAGCAAcataataaaacaataattagGTATCTGCACTACAGTGCACACTTTAAGGGTTCAGATTCTGAATATCACAGGTATATTCTATAACAATGTCATTATTGTGTGATTTAGAACTTACCGTGATTGACGGCTAACACTTTCCGACTGTTCATCTTGACGAAGTTTCCAAGCGGGAGCTGTGCATGACCAATTCCCTGCTCTACAGCTTTTTTATAAGTAATTCCCTGTAGGAAAGACACCAGAACAACCGGACTAAGAATCACCATTTCAGATCAGCCCATACACATTACTATAAGTATCACTTTCTGGCAAGAGTCTTGCCAGTGCTGCCATGATGTTGCTTTAGAAGatatttacaaaaagaaatttaCCCCAGTTGGACAGTACCTGCTTCAAGGGCTACCTTTGGAAAAATTACTACTTTGGATATACCTCAGATTGTGATGTATGGTCAAAAAGATTGTAAATAAAACTTGTTCGTGCAGCTGCAGCTCTAGAATGTGTCAGCCAGAGCCTGTTTTTAAAGGTGTATTTATGCTTAAGTACAAAGTTACTCAGattgtttactttttttaaacctgGCAAGTCCTGTGCCCAAGatggggaaaaagcaaaacaaaaccacacaaaaccccccacctttaaaaatgtgtaaacaATTTATACCATGACTACATAAAGGATCTGCTTTAACTCCCTCCTAGCCTTTAACTGTGGACTAACTGTTGAAGTACCATTTGGTAAGGCTTAAGATCCATCCCTTTTTTTAGCATCACATTGAAATTTAAATGTCACCAGAAATTACACAGGAGGGCCtttgaagaaaagcagtaacagtgctttaatttcccagctgCATTCTCTGTGACATTCCAGGTCCACACAGCACGATCCCATGTACAGGTATGGAACCAGATCCTCAGGCATGTGTGTTACTTAGCCCTAAGTTCTCCTGCCAAGCAAACTTATTAAAAAAGGACACCCAAGATTCAAGTGCTGTTCTTTATCTATATTTGGGCACGTGCACATAcaagcacatgcacacacacacaagtgcATGAACAGAAACCAAACCCTTCTGTCTGCAAATACAGCCCTCAGTAAGCTGAGCAGTGTTATGAATTCCATTCctatatttaaaatcaaaagatAAAATCCTAAAAAGTTCAGCATGTCTGCACTTGGGAACACATGCCACTGCTACCacaagttggtttttttccccatttcttcaaaaattttttGAAGTAAGCTTTTTGAATAAGTTTTCTTGTTATTTGTTAGTTTACACATGAACAGCATTAATGTCAAATATGGtgcccaaaaaaaaaaaaaaggaaaaaagatccGTAAAGAAACACATCCACAGTTTACCTTGTGGTGATTGTGATCCACCAGTCCTCCGATCACATAGGCTTTCTTCTCATCAAGCTCACTGAGAACATCCGGGGAATCTGAGGTAAGATATACTAGGTCTTCTTTCTTTATTAGCTCACTATAGTGCTCTGTTCTAATTTGGATATCCTCAAAAAAAGGTAGCCAACACAAGTTACATTCAACTGATGAATTCCTGGACAAGCTTTACAGACCCAAGATGGAACTAGTGAATGTAAATCCAATAGTATGCAGTCATTCCACATCCCTCATTCGTGTTTAAGTACATAAGCACATTGCAGATCGACTTCTGCATAAATAATCCACAGTCTCTAGAGCACTCACTCATAAAAAACATCAAGAAATTTTCTGAAACCCCAAAACAACTTGACAAATCCTTAAAATCCTGTGATTTTATTCAATTGTTAACATATTTCTGCTAGGGGtccaaataattttcaagtCCACCTTTCTAAAAAAAGTGAAACCAGAAGTAAACACTTAGTTAACATTACTTGCTTGATACGAGAGGTTTATGCTACGCTTTTGCAAAGCAGCTATCGCCCAAGACATACTGAAAGTAGAACAGTTCATTTACACAAAGTGCTCTTCATTTGAAGCTGTTGGAATACTGGTTTAGCAGGGAGTCACAAGGAAAACCAACATGAGTTCGAGCACAAGACAAGCTATTTCTCTAAAGAACACTTCGGTGTTGAGAGGCAACATAATGGAAATGAAGGTGCACGCAAGAGAATCACCTCATGAATTCAAAGTCTTACTCTTctccaagagaaaaaagagcatTGTCAAGACAGAGAACTGTCAGAACTGCCTAAATCAAGTAGTCTTGCTCAGTCTATCAGAGAATGGAATCTACTCAATAAAACCAGGTGAAAAATGGgcatgtgtgggttttttcaagCAAAAATCAAACCTAGATGCAAGACAAGCAGTTTTGGCTTATTTaagttaaattaattaaaagcacAAAGAGCCAAGCTGTTACTAAAATGCTATTGCTCTGATGTCTTAGGAAAACCCACATGGGAAAAGCACAGGTCCTTTGCAGCTAATGACCTTGTTAGCAACTATTaacatgatttcttttttctttttatagaaaTAGTAAATTATTCACCTTCCAGTTCACCCATCCTTTGTCATTTTCattcatgtttcttttcaacTGTCCTCCATGGCTGGTCAAGTAGAActtcaaaaagaacaaacaacgAGTACGAAATACTGAAATGTTAATATTTCaatctgtttcttctctgtacAAGACTTAACTGTTAACTGAAactgttaattatttttatttgaaaatggtACTAAGACCATATTTATACAGTTAGCGAcacatttaaaagacaaatacGCACTTAcgcatggggtttttttaatgtcacagATAAAACTGAGAATCAACAGTATTTTACTGACACACCAGTATCTGGCACTCTTCATCTGCATGCACATACATTTTCATAAATATGGGGATTTTTATAACATGggttgaaaaaaatcaattacaataacagtaattttcttattaaaaagaggcagcttaaatattttttttctactacaGTTCTCACCACTTGGGTCACAGCTGCCTTTCTCACATGCTTTGTACATGGCAATGCAGTCAGTGCTCAGTTCGTTTAAACATACCTGCACAGGATGAAATGCTTTGCGGTTTTCTGCATAACATCTCTGAATTTGCTTGTGGAGCTTCTTAACATCCTGTATACAACACAATTTGTTTTTACATAGTCCTTCAGACAGACCACCACAAAATGCTTTACCATGAGCCAGTCAGAAgctaaagagagaaaaaggaagctTTTAACTGGCAAAAGTGACTACAGAGAGAGTGTGGACATCAGACCCCGAGAGGAAAGACAGCCATTTCGAAGGCATTATGCTGACAAGGAAACACACGCATCTTCCACAAGAGTGTGCTTAGACACCTCTATGCATGTGGTTGATTTGCATCATTCTaggaaacaaaccaaccaatcaaacaaaaatcacTGGGATTCAATTATACGTAATAACATACTCAGAATTAATCTGAGAAATCAAGCAGATTTATCACTTTGACATACTCAGGGAAAATGCTAAGAAGATACAacatatatttaagaaaattaaatatgcaCAATTAACCTGAAGACCCCCAGAACAATGCAGCTAATTTAGTGGCTGGCTCTGGCATTTTGACCTGACAATTTGGATGACAGTTAACTAGTACTATTTAAACTGCAGCAGACTTAATTTTTAGCCAATTATGGTTTTCGTAAGGTAATTTACATAGCTTTATTCTTGGTGACCCAAATGCAGTGTTTTGTACATATAACTGAttcccattttaaaatgaaacatcatTATATTGCTCCAAATCATGTAGTGCTTTGAGAACGTTTTGATATCTCCAAAGGATTGAACCTAAACTAGGCTTTTTAACTACAATGTTGCAATGCAAGCTTTTACAGACACTAGAGAAACACCATCGCTAAAGGTCACAACCATCTTCACTTAGAACACTTCATCCTTCCTAAACACCTCCAGAAGTGCCAGATTTTACATCAGGCCTAACAAGGGCTCTGCCGGACCATGGAAAGAAACATGTTTTACaaatgcagcagctcagcaggaaACACCCAGTCAGCATCTCTGAAACTATCAAGGGGGTCTCTTGTGGGGCACTGCTGAAGGGCTCCTCAGAGAACTAAGTTCCAAAATGCCAACTGGAGCTTCTCCAAAATTTTACAGTGAGCAGCACCAGTCTGCATTAGTGCTATACATGCTCTGCATTACACTCAAGAAGTAGCCAGACCATTACACTCAAGAACTGGCCAGACAGGCTTTGCAAAAGCTCAAATTGAAGCAGTCTGGCAAGGCAGTGAAGTCcctggcaggagcagaagggCTCGCAGcaacagagaaggaagaggtcTGCCTCAGCAACCAAAGGCTGCACTCTTACAGATTAACATACCTTCTTCATAGAGTTAAAGCTGTTTTGATCTCCAAACACCACACAAAGCATCTTGACCAGTGGTTGGGTATCATGCTGACCTTTCTCACATTTACCTATCCTGCGATCATCTCACCTGTTCTTTCATCCATTCTAAAATCTTAAAGAGACAGGATAGTGTCCTCCTGTCCCAAGTGCCTCTCATGTgactgagagaaaaagctcAGTATCCTCATAATGATCAAAATTATCATTTCCACAGATACTTACTAACGCCATTCGGACCCCCAAGCACACTTTGAAAGAGAAAGTATCTGGATGTGGCATTCGGAGCCCCCTCTAGCAAAAGCATTTTGAGGCAGAAGTGCATCTAACCCCACAGTGAAAGCATAGCACAAACTTTCTATATTCCTGGTTTTGGAATCAAACAACTTACAGCATCTCCATGAAGGCGAACAAAATCTTTGGCAAACTTATATAAGGGGACATTCTAAATCCTAAAAAATTCAGCAAGTGACGTAAGCAGGTCTGGGAGTCATCACGGTCTGAAACACACTAATTGTCCTCTGCgagtttctctctgttttttgcGCTCTGACATTGCATCAACACCATCCCTGGAGAACCTTTCCACATTTGTATGTGATGGGTAAGTTTCTTTTACCTTTAGCACCATGAGGTCATCAAAGCTGCAGTCCACAAGGAGGCGAAGTGTACTAGGAACAACTTCCCTTCGCATACGCTTTCTGTCATTCCCTTCGTTGCTGGAGTCCAATCTTGACTGACGTTCTAGTTTTCTCTTCTGGCgtttttcttttcgtttctgcctaaataaacaaaaacccaaacaaatctTCAAAAAGCATTGCCAAATCTGCTGAGGTACATGTTATGCACATAAATGCATGCTTCTATGATCAAGGTGGCTGTCCCATGACTGTGGTAGTTTAAACTTATCCTATTGCTTGCACCTGTGCTAGGCTCATCCCAGCATGAAACACATACCCCATCTTTGTGAAGTTCTGTATATACCTACAAAAGACAGACATCTGACACAAATTCAATTAACTGGGAGTCACAGTGGATTTAATGGATTTAAGGGTGCTCCCAGTCAGGTCTCATAAGAGAAGCAATCAAAAAGATTGCCAAAATTGCAGTATCCATATGTGAAAGGCAATTTACCTCCTGTTTCACTGCAGTCTTTCAAAAGGCTTCTGAAGCaattgtttcttcttcctgttcccCTGATGGAATACTTCACGTTCAACAGGACTAGGATAAACCATGACCAGCCAATTTGCAGATCTGCTTTCTCTCAACAACACAGTCATACAGAAGCTCAC of the Caloenas nicobarica isolate bCalNic1 chromosome 4, bCalNic1.hap1, whole genome shotgun sequence genome contains:
- the TRMT10A gene encoding tRNA methyltransferase 10 homolog A — encoded protein: MSSETPTESPDVPAENTMSLEIPDAEEKVKSSDDPVGGREAGSDKEECLEPMSKRQRKKLLKQKQWEEQKDLRRQKRKEKRQKRKLERQSRLDSSNEGNDRKRMRREVVPSTLRLLVDCSFDDLMVLKDVKKLHKQIQRCYAENRKAFHPVQFYLTSHGGQLKRNMNENDKGWVNWKDIQIRTEHYSELIKKEDLVYLTSDSPDVLSELDEKKAYVIGGLVDHNHHKGITYKKAVEQGIGHAQLPLGNFVKMNSRKVLAVNHVFEIILAYLEKRDWKEAFFSVLPQRKGAVPLGEANDPSKHALSGKEDQDNDSDSSEASE